A single region of the Vicia villosa cultivar HV-30 ecotype Madison, WI linkage group LG4, Vvil1.0, whole genome shotgun sequence genome encodes:
- the LOC131594185 gene encoding protein LIKE COV 3-like has product MAATRDLELLIPVSNISNNGASKSSSNSSSPGNATLSPQHHSGQEAFSKVIRSWASKKFMTGCVILLPIAITFYVTWGFVRFVDGFFSPIYNHLGINIFGLGFVTSITFIFLVGIFMSSWLGTSVLTLGEWFIKKMPLVSYIYAASKQISGAISPDQSSNAFKEVALVKHPRIGEYALGFITSSIVLRKPRDEEELYCVYIPTNHLYLGDIFLISPNDILRPNLSVREGIEIVISGGMSIPQVLTTGGAHAKLASRIPSFSTSQVK; this is encoded by the exons atgGCTGCAACAAGAGATCTAGAGCTTCTAATTCCAGTGTCCAACATCTCTAACAATGGAGCCTCTAAATCATCATCCAATTCTTCCTCTCCTGGCAACGCCACTCTCTCCCCTCAACATCACTCTGGTCAAGAG GCATTTTCAAAAGTGATTCGAAGTTGGGCCTCAAAGAAATTTATGACAGGATG TGTCATTCTTCTTCCCATTGCAATAACATTCTATGTCACTTGGGGATTTGTTCGGTTTGTTGATGGTTTCTTTTCTCCTATATATAATCATCTTGGGATCAATATTTTTG GTCTTGGATTTGTTACATCCATAACTTTCATCTTTCTAGTTGGAATTTTCATGTCATCATGGTTAGGAACTTCTGTTCTCACCTTAGGTgaatggttcatcaagaaaatgcCACTTGTAAGCTACATATATGCTGCCTCCAAGCAAATAAGTGGAGCAATATCACCAG ATCAAAGCTCCAATGCTTTCAAGGAAGTGGCCCTTGTAAAACACCCTCGAATTGGAGAGTATGCATTGGGATTTATCACATCTTCAATAGTACTAAGGAAGCCCAGAGATGAAGAAGAGCTTTATTGTGTTTATATTCCCACTAATCATTTGTATCTTGGAGATATTTTTCTCATTAGTCCAAATGATATTTTGAGGCCTAATCTCTCTGTTCGCGAAGGAATAG AAATTGTTATATCTGGTGGCATGTCAATTCCTCAAGTATTGACCACAGGGGGTGCTCATGCCAAACTTGCCTCAAGAATCCCCTCATTTTCTACATCACAAGTAAAATGA